The following are encoded together in the Candidatus Tumulicola sp. genome:
- the tmk gene encoding dTMP kinase, protein MFLAFEGIEGSGKSTLLASVASALLQRGLDSLTTREPGGTPLGDAVRGIFLSRSSAIGPMAEALLINAARAQHVADAIAPRLRTGGIVLCDRYVDSTLAYQGYGRGLGLDILRAVCDAATGGLAPDCTFVLDIPIDVSRARTAQRAGTIDRVEAEDDAFHQRVRQGFLALAAQPGRVLLDGRLEPAQLLEQTLTVMRDRFGDAS, encoded by the coding sequence GTGTTTTTGGCGTTCGAGGGGATCGAAGGCAGCGGCAAAAGCACGCTGCTGGCTTCGGTTGCGTCTGCCTTGTTGCAGCGCGGTTTGGATTCGCTGACCACGCGCGAACCGGGTGGGACGCCGCTGGGCGACGCGGTGCGTGGAATCTTCTTGTCGCGCTCGTCGGCGATCGGACCGATGGCCGAAGCGCTGCTGATCAACGCGGCGCGCGCCCAGCACGTCGCCGATGCGATCGCTCCGCGGTTGCGGACCGGCGGCATCGTCTTGTGCGATCGCTACGTCGATTCCACATTGGCGTATCAGGGATACGGCCGCGGGCTCGGGCTAGACATCTTACGCGCCGTGTGCGACGCGGCCACCGGCGGGTTGGCACCGGATTGCACCTTCGTGCTCGACATTCCGATCGACGTTTCGCGCGCGCGCACGGCCCAACGCGCCGGCACGATCGACCGGGTCGAAGCCGAAGATGACGCGTTCCATCAGCGCGTGCGGCAAGGATTTCTGGCGTTGGCCGCGCAGCCGGGTCGCGTGTTGTTGGATGGACGGCTCGAGCCGGCGCAGTTGCTCGAGCAAACGTTAACCGTAATGCGCGACCGCTTTGGTGACGCATCGTGA
- a CDS encoding R3H domain-containing nucleic acid-binding protein, with product MAVRAESLSPSWELSQLLDIFPLAIRQALVRLGNVDEIIEVVLDLGRPPEARFEHDFTYLIDAAVTHEDIAHVCSRISAFGADNRAGIEQTLHRISAIRNRTGKIVGLTCRVGRAVYGTIDILLDVLRSGRSICLLGRPGVGKTTMLRECARILSEDRKRVVIVDTSNEIAGDSDVPHPGIGLARRMQVADPALQHAVMIEAVENHMPQVIVIDEIGTEAEALAARTIAERGVTLIGTAHGQTLENLLMNPTLSDLVGGISAVTLSDEEARRRGTRKTVLERKAPPTFDMVVEIHDRDRLAIHKNVADVIDALLRGYQPQPEIRQREASGAVTVVQEADTESMPQLSEAYAEPNEGDERDRPLSIFPYGVSRNKIERAIHNLRVRAAIARTFDDADVVLTLKTLERKQHPKLKQIASDNVPIYSIKTNTTTQIQTALRDVFNLGSIDQEDIAVREAEEAVYQVLLTSQAIELSPQTSYVRRMQHQLAERYRLQSQSTGLEPNRRVRIFKTS from the coding sequence GTGGCCGTTCGAGCAGAATCGCTCTCCCCAAGCTGGGAGCTATCGCAGCTCCTCGATATTTTTCCGCTCGCAATCCGTCAAGCACTCGTTCGTCTCGGCAACGTCGATGAAATCATCGAGGTCGTGCTCGACTTGGGGCGTCCGCCCGAAGCACGCTTCGAACACGACTTCACCTACCTGATCGACGCCGCCGTCACGCACGAAGATATCGCGCACGTCTGTTCGCGGATATCTGCCTTCGGCGCCGACAACCGCGCGGGCATCGAGCAGACGCTGCATCGCATCAGCGCCATTCGCAATCGCACCGGTAAGATTGTGGGGCTGACGTGTCGCGTCGGCCGCGCGGTGTACGGAACGATCGACATCTTGCTCGACGTACTGCGAAGCGGTCGTTCGATCTGTTTGCTCGGCCGTCCGGGCGTCGGCAAAACTACGATGCTGCGCGAGTGCGCGCGCATTCTTTCCGAAGATCGTAAGCGCGTGGTCATCGTCGACACCTCCAACGAGATCGCCGGCGACAGCGACGTTCCGCATCCGGGAATCGGGCTGGCGCGGCGCATGCAAGTCGCCGATCCGGCGCTACAGCACGCCGTGATGATCGAGGCGGTCGAGAATCACATGCCGCAGGTCATCGTGATCGACGAAATCGGTACCGAAGCCGAAGCGTTGGCCGCTCGAACTATCGCCGAACGCGGCGTTACACTCATCGGTACGGCGCACGGCCAGACGCTCGAAAATCTGCTGATGAATCCGACGCTGTCGGATCTGGTTGGTGGCATCAGTGCCGTGACGCTTTCGGACGAAGAAGCGCGCCGCCGCGGCACCCGCAAAACCGTGCTGGAACGCAAGGCGCCGCCGACGTTCGACATGGTCGTCGAAATTCACGACCGCGACCGGCTGGCGATCCACAAGAACGTCGCCGACGTGATCGACGCGCTGCTGCGCGGGTATCAGCCGCAGCCCGAAATCCGCCAGCGCGAAGCCAGCGGCGCGGTAACGGTCGTCCAAGAAGCCGACACGGAGTCGATGCCGCAGCTGTCCGAAGCGTACGCCGAACCGAACGAAGGGGACGAACGCGACCGGCCGCTGTCGATCTTTCCCTACGGCGTTTCGCGCAATAAAATCGAGCGGGCCATCCATAATTTGCGGGTAAGGGCGGCGATCGCGCGGACGTTTGACGACGCCGACGTCGTACTGACGCTCAAGACGCTCGAACGCAAACAGCACCCCAAACTCAAGCAGATCGCATCCGACAACGTGCCGATCTATTCGATTAAAACGAATACGACCACACAGATCCAAACCGCTCTGCGCGACGTGTTCAATCTTGGTTCGATCGACCAGGAAGATATCGCGGTGCGAGAAGCCGAGGAAGCGGTCTATCAGGTTTTGTTAACGAGTCAAGCCATCGAGTTGTCGCCGCAGACGTCGTACGTTCGGCGTATGCAGCATCAGCTCGCCGAACGGTATCGGCTGCAATCGCAGAGCACCGGTCTCGAGCCGAACCGCCGCGTACGAATTTTTAAGACCTCTTAG